One Amorphoplanes digitatis genomic window carries:
- a CDS encoding inorganic phosphate transporter, protein MTHTSVILALVVVTALGFDFTNGFHDTANAMATSIATGALKPKAAVALSGVLNLIGAFLSVEVALTVTNAVVKIQSSSGAPRPELLADGGSALLLIVLAGLVGGIVWNLLTWLLGLPSSSSHALFGGLIGATVAGLGWAGVNWNGDGSKLDGVVGKVILPAFMSPVIAGVVAATGTWLIYRVTAGMAERFTRHGFRWGQIGGASLISLAHGTNDAQKTMGVITLALIAAGDWTDTGNIPFWVKAACAVAIALGTYLGGWRIIRSLGKGLVEIAPRQGLAADSTSATVILASSHLGFALSTTHVATGSILGSGVGRPGAQVRWRVAGRMFAAWLITLPAAAIVGALMWWIGNVLGGGLVGSTVVFVILLVLAALMYLRSRRIRVDHHNVNDAWEGDPVAAPAAEASPAAESVPVRAAT, encoded by the coding sequence GTGACACACACATCCGTGATATTGGCCCTCGTGGTCGTCACCGCGCTCGGGTTCGACTTCACGAACGGATTCCACGACACCGCCAACGCGATGGCCACCTCCATCGCCACCGGTGCGCTCAAGCCGAAGGCGGCCGTCGCCCTCTCCGGCGTCCTCAATCTCATCGGGGCGTTCCTGTCCGTCGAGGTCGCGCTGACCGTGACGAACGCCGTCGTGAAGATCCAGAGCTCGAGCGGGGCGCCCCGGCCCGAGCTGCTCGCCGACGGCGGGTCCGCGCTGCTGCTGATCGTGCTCGCCGGCCTGGTCGGCGGCATCGTCTGGAACCTGCTGACCTGGCTGCTCGGGCTGCCGTCCAGCTCCTCGCACGCCCTGTTCGGCGGCCTGATCGGCGCCACCGTCGCGGGTCTCGGCTGGGCCGGCGTCAACTGGAACGGCGACGGCAGCAAGCTCGACGGCGTCGTCGGCAAGGTGATCCTGCCGGCCTTCATGTCGCCGGTCATCGCCGGCGTGGTCGCCGCGACCGGCACCTGGCTGATCTACCGGGTCACCGCCGGGATGGCGGAGCGGTTCACCCGGCACGGCTTCCGCTGGGGCCAGATCGGCGGCGCCTCCCTGATCTCGCTCGCGCACGGCACCAACGACGCGCAGAAGACAATGGGCGTCATCACGCTCGCGCTGATCGCGGCGGGCGACTGGACCGACACCGGGAACATCCCGTTCTGGGTGAAGGCCGCCTGCGCCGTGGCGATCGCGCTCGGCACCTATCTCGGCGGCTGGCGGATCATCCGTTCCCTCGGCAAGGGCCTCGTCGAGATCGCGCCGCGGCAGGGCCTGGCCGCCGACTCCACGTCGGCGACGGTCATCCTCGCCTCGAGCCACCTCGGCTTCGCGCTCTCCACCACGCACGTGGCGACCGGCTCGATCCTCGGCTCGGGCGTCGGGCGCCCCGGCGCGCAGGTGCGCTGGCGGGTGGCCGGCCGGATGTTCGCGGCGTGGCTGATCACGCTGCCCGCGGCCGCGATCGTCGGCGCGCTGATGTGGTGGATCGGCAACGTGCTCGGCGGCGGCCTGGTCGGCTCGACCGTCGTCTTCGTGATCCTGCTGGTCCTGGCGGCGCTGATGTACCTGCGGTCGCGCCGGATCCGGGTGGACCACCACAACGTC
- a CDS encoding aspartate aminotransferase family protein — MTDDLLARHQAVLPSWVTTYYGDDAIELVSGSGRRVTDANGRTYLDFFGGVLTNMLGYDVAEVREAVERQIATGIVHSSTLYLIRKQVELAEKIARVSGIADPRVFFTNSGTEANEAALLFTTNHRRSNQILAIRNSYHGRSFAAMAITGHRSWSASALSPVTVSWLNSGDRLRGRMKGLSDADHIEAAVEDLREVLATTTSGDVAALIAEPIQGVGGFVHAPDGLLGALKKELDNHGILLIADEVQTGWGRTGDHFWGYQAHDVQPDLITFAKGIGNGFALAGVVGRAELVNAVPATSFSTFGGNPVSTAAGIAVLDYVLDHDLQANAKRTGKILLDGLREAVADTKIVAEVRGRGLMIGVEFVRPGTTDPDPSSTMRVFDGCRRGGLLVGKGGLYGNVLRMGPPLTLTDDEAREGLGILVDAIRAADAEAF; from the coding sequence GTGACCGATGACCTGCTCGCCCGCCACCAGGCCGTGCTGCCGTCCTGGGTGACGACCTATTACGGCGACGACGCGATCGAGCTCGTGAGCGGCTCCGGCCGGCGCGTGACCGACGCGAACGGGCGCACCTACCTGGACTTCTTCGGCGGCGTGCTCACCAACATGCTCGGCTACGACGTCGCCGAGGTGCGCGAGGCGGTCGAGCGGCAGATCGCCACCGGCATCGTGCACAGCTCGACGCTGTACCTGATCCGCAAGCAGGTCGAGCTCGCCGAGAAGATCGCCCGGGTCTCCGGCATCGCCGACCCGCGTGTCTTCTTCACCAACTCGGGCACCGAGGCGAACGAGGCGGCGCTGCTGTTCACCACCAACCACCGCCGCTCCAACCAGATCCTGGCGATCCGCAACAGCTACCACGGCCGGTCGTTCGCGGCGATGGCGATCACCGGGCACCGCAGCTGGTCGGCGAGCGCGCTGAGCCCGGTGACGGTGTCCTGGCTCAACTCGGGCGACCGGCTCCGCGGCCGGATGAAGGGCCTGTCCGACGCCGATCACATCGAGGCGGCGGTCGAGGACCTGCGCGAGGTGCTGGCGACCACCACCTCGGGCGACGTGGCCGCGCTGATCGCCGAGCCGATCCAGGGCGTCGGCGGCTTCGTGCACGCGCCCGACGGCCTGCTCGGCGCGCTGAAGAAGGAGCTCGACAACCACGGCATCCTGCTCATCGCCGACGAGGTGCAGACCGGCTGGGGCCGCACCGGCGACCACTTCTGGGGCTACCAGGCGCACGACGTGCAGCCGGATCTGATCACCTTCGCCAAGGGCATCGGCAACGGCTTCGCCCTGGCCGGGGTGGTCGGCCGCGCGGAGCTCGTGAACGCGGTGCCGGCGACGAGCTTCTCCACCTTCGGCGGCAACCCGGTCTCGACGGCGGCGGGCATCGCGGTCCTGGACTACGTCCTGGACCACGACCTGCAGGCGAACGCCAAGCGCACCGGCAAGATCCTGCTCGACGGCCTGCGCGAGGCGGTGGCGGACACGAAGATCGTCGCGGAGGTACGCGGCCGCGGCCTGATGATCGGCGTCGAGTTCGTCCGCCCCGGCACGACGGACCCGGACCCCTCGTCGACGATGCGCGTCTTCGACGGGTGCCGCCGTGGCGGCCTGCTGGTCGGCAAGGGCGGCCTGTACGGCAACGTCCTGCGCATGGGCCCGCCGCTGACGCTCACCGACGACGAGGCCCGCGAGGGCCTGGGGATCCTGGTGGACGCGATCCGCGCGGCGGACGCCGAGGCGTTCTGA